One segment of Nostoc flagelliforme CCNUN1 DNA contains the following:
- a CDS encoding BAR domain-containing protein, whose amino-acid sequence METVDRHIWVREWGMSVVGNGSTSIGGLLRSQHVATLANIALLSAADNDDYSFVDQNFQPESLQTWGKRGSVINVEMRRYRESVLAGLIEDGYTVIDADDASDDESGAVIESVKAASEQLYTAECEAIASASELSPTELKKLQDKRAKTKTERHQQRLAELSRRYEIDVTPDLVEKDDDGWYPQLRMHYYLTLGREFLTNRDAKRAAAQLEAGENSVWKPDFNKGQLLPAVLLLESLNLLQFLTPDVQLRGLMKRWWSLKRWL is encoded by the coding sequence ATGGAGACAGTTGACCGTCACATTTGGGTAAGAGAGTGGGGGATGTCGGTTGTGGGCAATGGTTCCACATCCATCGGAGGATTGCTCAGAAGTCAACACGTTGCAACACTTGCTAACATTGCGCTGTTATCGGCGGCGGATAATGACGATTACAGCTTTGTTGACCAAAATTTTCAGCCCGAATCCCTACAGACATGGGGGAAACGTGGCTCTGTGATTAACGTGGAGATGCGGCGCTATCGGGAATCGGTGCTTGCGGGTTTGATCGAAGATGGGTACACCGTTATTGATGCCGACGATGCATCGGACGATGAGAGTGGGGCTGTAATCGAGTCGGTTAAAGCGGCAAGTGAGCAATTGTATACTGCTGAGTGTGAAGCGATCGCCTCTGCTAGTGAACTCTCCCCAACTGAATTGAAGAAACTGCAAGACAAACGTGCCAAAACGAAAACTGAACGACATCAGCAGCGCTTGGCTGAATTGTCCCGTCGCTATGAAATTGATGTAACCCCTGATTTGGTCGAGAAAGATGACGATGGCTGGTATCCTCAACTGCGGATGCATTATTATTTGACGCTGGGGCGGGAATTTCTGACCAACCGTGATGCGAAACGGGCAGCAGCGCAGTTAGAAGCAGGGGAGAATTCGGTTTGGAAGCCAGATTTTAACAAGGGGCAGCTATTGCCTGCTGTTTTGCTACTCGAAAGCCTCAATCTGTTGCAGTTTCTTACACCAGACGTTCAGTTGCGGGGTCTGATGAAAAGATGGTGGAGTTTAAAGCGCTGGCTGTAG